A DNA window from Vigna unguiculata cultivar IT97K-499-35 chromosome 10, ASM411807v1, whole genome shotgun sequence contains the following coding sequences:
- the LOC114165431 gene encoding uncharacterized protein LOC114165431: MDRKRPRKLDLNAPLLSTRRSVVGDSSYYSTSSVSAIQNTSERVPFSWEKAPGKPKVTERNSNAQDGGTPRLRLPPSKWLLSKEASETDVDDANDAFSDAMDVFSLSEALDYVQRKSENVHSEKNEGLRLKLAESNGYQSPTYMINRFLPDATALAASSALHFSGNFEDKDCDTCGSYPQCYTRHSYASSPKGCGLELLFPWRMKHKLCAMESPVLPCSTNLHKHQRSSKQKKHGSSINYIPCTNVKEDI; this comes from the coding sequence ATGGATAGAAAACGTCCAAGAAAGTTAGACTTAAACGCACCCCTTTTATCCACAAGGCGTTCAGTTGTTGGAGACTCATCTTATTACTCAACAAGTTCAGTATCTGCAATCCAAAATACAAGTGAAAGAGTTCCGTTTTCATGGGAGAAAGCGCCAGGTAAGCCAAAAGTCACAGAGAGAAATAGCAACGCTCAAGATGGTGGCACGCCACGCCTAAGACTACCACCTAGCAAATGGCTTCTTTCAAAAGAAGCATCTGAAACGGATGTTGATGATGCTAATGATGCATTCTCAGATGCTATGGATGTTTTCTCTCTATCAGAGGCATTAGATTATGTGCAAAGGAAATCAGAGAATGTTCATAGTGAAAAGAATGAAGGGTTGAGGCTAAAGCTTGCAGAGTCTAATGGATACCAATCTCCAACCTATATGATCAATCGCTTTCTTCCTGATGCAACTGCTTTGGCTGCATCATCTGCTTTACATTTTTCTGGGAACTTTGAAGACAAAGATTGTGATACTTGTGGAAGTTATCCACAGTGTTATACAAGGCATTCGTATGCTTCTTCTCCAAAGGGTTGCGGCTTGGAACTTCTGTTTCCATGGCGTATGAAGCATAAGCTTTGTGCTATGGAGAGCCCTGTGTTGCCATGCTCCACTAATCTGCACAAGCATCAACGTAGCTCAAAACAGAAGAAGCATGGTTCATCGATTAATTATATTCCTTGTACAAACGTGAAAGAAGATATTTGA